In Spinacia oleracea cultivar Varoflay chromosome 5, BTI_SOV_V1, whole genome shotgun sequence, a single window of DNA contains:
- the LOC110782384 gene encoding transcriptional regulator SUPERMAN-like: MERALLGNGSSKKMKDNWEISENNNLKFDKDYPYGYPWPPRYYSCNFCQREFRSAQALGGHMNIHRRDRARLRDLSLNNNPLLSNDNSDQNPNPNPNINPISNPSPNNNPNLNPNPNPNPIISYSTTSSSPTNNTNNNNNFYGQQYSLVSLSLSSIPPPSKDGKWKYVSHQSKVDEQDQEIRVSDSITTTTTTTKEVVMLDLELCLGEAKEDLDLELRLGI, encoded by the coding sequence ATGGAAAGGGCACTTTTGGGTAATGGTAGTAGTAAAAAAATGAAAGATAATTGGGAAATTAGTGAGAATAATAATTTGAAGTTTGACAAAGATTACCCTTATGGATATCCATGGCCTCCAAGGTACTACTCATGCAACTTTTGTCAAAGAGAGTTTAGGTCAGCTCAAGCTCTTGGAGGTCATATGAACATTCATAGGAGAGATAGGGCAAGATTAAGAGATCTTTCTCTTAATAACAACCCATTATTGTCTAATGACAATTCTgatcaaaaccctaaccctaaccctaatatCAACCCTATTTCCAACCCTAGCCCTAATAACAATCCTAACcttaaccctaaccctaaccctaaccctataatTAGCTACTCAACTACTTCTTCTTCCCCaaccaacaacaccaacaacaacaacaacttcTATGGGCAACAATACTCCTTGGTTTCGCTATCTCTCTCTTCAATCCCACCACCTTCAAAAGatggaaaatggaaatatgttTCTCATCAATCTAAAGTTGATGAACAAGATCAAGAAATTAGGGTTTCAGATAgtattactactactactactactaccaaGGAAGTTGTGATGTTGGACTTGGAGTTATGTCTTGGAGAAGCAAAGGAAGATTTAGATTTGGAGCTTCGCCTCGGaatttaa